The Onthophagus taurus isolate NC chromosome 2, IU_Otau_3.0, whole genome shotgun sequence genome includes a window with the following:
- the LOC111428807 gene encoding AH receptor-interacting protein gives MAPDYNYLITKTVLHPGSKQATFKDGTKCFFHFKTCKNDPEKTVLDDSRKMGKRNPLELIIGKKFKLEVWEVILQKMAIREVAEFLVDKSLVLQYPFISKTLRDIDRPPEQRKSHFCSMTIQTEGVGYDDLNELIKKPQDLIFTIDLVDVQQPDSYNKEIWQMSEDERIKLVPELKEKGNDAYKKKNFGIAAEMYSQAIGILEQFMLKEKPYDTEWNELNLQKNIILLNFAQCKLIQEDFYAVIEHCTTVLKTDPNNVKALFRRGKAHIGAWNPKDAQDDLNKVLELDQSLSNAVKKELQCLEDMIKVKNIQDMNKLKNLFI, from the coding sequence ATGGCACCAGActacaattatttaataacaaaaactgtGTTACATCCCGGATCAAAACAAGCAACATTTAAAGACGGAACGAAATGtttctttcatttcaaaacatgCAAAAATGATCCTGAAAAGACAGTCCTCGATGACTCTAGGAAAATGGGTAAAAGAAATCCATTAGAATTAATCATtggaaagaaatttaaattggaaGTTTGGGAAGTAATCTTACAAAAAATGGCAATAAGAGAAGTGGCGGAATTTTTAGTCGACAAATCTCTAGTATTACAATATccatttatatcaaaaacatTAAGAGATATAGATCGTCCCCCAGAACAACGTAAATCTCACTTTTGTTCAATGACTATCCAAACAGAAGGTGTCGGCTATGACGATTTAaacgaattaataaaaaaaccgcaagatttaatttttacaatcGATTTAGTTGATGTCCAACAACCAGACtcttataataaagaaatttggCAAATGTCAGAAGATGAAAGAATCAAACTTGTCCctgaattaaaagaaaagggTAATGATGCttataagaaaaagaattttggaATTGCAGCCGAAATGTATTCGCAAGCTATAGGAATTTTAGaacaatttatgttaaaagaaaaaccttaCGATACAGAATGGAATGagttaaatttacaaaaaaatattattttactaaatttcgcgcaatgtaaattaatacaaGAAGATTTTTATGCTGTCATTGAACATTGTACAACCGTATTAAAAACTGATCCAAACAATGTTAAAGCTTTATTTCGACGAGGAAAGGCACATATTGGCGCTTGGAACCCAAAAGATGCTCAGgatgatttaaataaagttttagaattGGACCAATCCTTATCAAATGCTGTGAAAAAAGAATTGCAATGTTTAGAGGATatgattaaagttaaaaatatacaggatatgaataaattaaagaatttgtttatataa
- the LOC111428770 gene encoding zinc finger protein 883-like, with protein MNSINDEELRGCLVNNLIIDNVTEKCRICLNPSDLISLQAVVYEDLTCNGILMSTLSLQLTPVEGYPQNVCSNCVDEIIKIYTFKLKIENTDKHLSNILNKKEGKLNETCLGKDHDYFVYDKPLIKSPTVKSRPKSIQNPDLFVKRSKKSKKVRMTKEDDMIEEAGKILSTKALPSDCKNCKVQLTKKFKANDKSEAQVTSKLLPCTQCEKKFTKSKLLEHIRVHTREQPFVCKICNMSFSIKSNLKRHMMIHTGERPFFCDVCGKGFIQGLSLKVHRQTHFKSKDACRRGPRPRDPNLPTLECQICGQTFKREYMYRAHLLQKHSVTSGAMSDPLTIIPLDATSNLEIPRPFKCPICHQCYTSKQYLKQHQRIHGEKKYLCNVCGKRFHQNAALQTHSRIHTGEKPHQCNICKKSFAYISSLDTHMLLHTGEKPHVCNVCGKAFTQVPHLKHHMRIHTGEKPYQCTYCSKCFALKGNLTVHIRTHTGETPYYCDLCGKGFHDSSSMKKHRKGHGDFNIQVLDVMEKVQQNEDF; from the exons aTGAATTCAATAAATGACGAGGAGTTGAGGGGTtgtttagttaataatttaattattgataatgTAACAGAAAAATGTAGGATATGCTTGAATCCTTCGGATTTAATCAGCTTGCAAGCTGTGGTTTACGAAGATTTAACATGCAATGGTATTTTAATGTCTACTTTATCACTACAG TTAACACCAGTAGAAGGCTACCCACAAAATGTTTGTTCTAATTGTGTcgatgaaataataaaaatctatacgtttaaattaaaaattgaaaatacagataaacatttaagtaatattttaaataaaaaagaaggaaaactTAACGAAACTTGTTTGGGAAAAGATCATGACTACTTCGTTTATGATAAACCATTAATTAAATCTCCTACTGTTAAATCTCGTCCAAAAAGTATACAAAATCCTGATCTTTTCGTTAAACGTTcaaagaaatctaaaaaagTAAGAATGACAAAAGAAGATGATATGATTGAAGAAGCTGGAAAAATATTGTCCACAAAAGCGTTACCATCAGActgcaaaaattgtaaagttcaattaactaaaaaattcaaGGCCAACGATAAATCAGAAGCTCAAGTTACATCCAAATTATTACCTTGCACACaatgtgaaaaaaaatttactaaaagtAAATTATTGGAACACATACGAGTTCATACAAGAGAACAAccgtttgtttgtaaaatttgcaacatGAGTTTTAGTATTAAATCGAATTTAAAGAGGCATATGATGATTCATACTGGTGAAAGACCATTTTTTTGTGACGTTTGTGGAAAAG GTTTCATCCAAGGATTAAGTTTAAAAGTGCACCGACAAACACACTTTAAATCAAAAGATGCATGTCGTCGTGGTCCAAGACCAAGAGATCCAAATCTACCAACACTTGAATGTCAAATCTGCGGTCAAACTTTTAAACGCGAATACATGTATCGAGctcatttactacaaaaacaTAGCGTTACTTCTGGCGCGATGAGTGATCCCTTAACAATAATTCCATTAGATGCTACATCAAACTTGGAAATCCCACGACCATTTAAATGCCCTATTTGCCATCAGTGTTATACtagtaaacaatatttaaaacaacatcAACGTATTCATGgcgaaaaaaaatatttatgtaatgtGTGCGGTAAACGTTTTCATCAAAACGCCGCGCTTCAAACTCATTCAAGAATCCATACAGGTGAAAAACCCCACCAATGTAATATTTGCAAGAAATCTTTTGCGTATATTAGTAGTTTAGATACACATATGTTATTACATACCGGAGAAAAACCTCACGTTTGTAACGTTTGTGGGAAAGCATTTACGCAAGTACCTCATTTAAAACATCACATGCGAATTCATACAGGAGAAAAACCTTATCAGTGTACATATTGCTCTAAATGTTTTGCACTTAAAGGAAATCTAACAGTACATATCCGAACTCATACTGGAGAAACTCCCTATTATTgtgatctttgtggaaaaggATTTCACGATTCTAGTAGTATGAAAAAACATCGAAAAGGACATGGGGACTTTAACATACAAGTGTTAGATGTTATGGAAAAAGTGCAACAAAatgaagatttttaa
- the LOC111428762 gene encoding cyclin-dependent kinase 12 gives MEKGRHGKHNRDKRRKKSRSKEENGSSLDHHRIIKPLVEYSDVSSDDLSEPEAGEIQSGGSVNSYSDDGVTGMHRNSHNSGRFVIDDNVYYTKPYHSPGRRHRLDPSMVPRSPSPTALVRRERKHSVSSRSSRSSDVRHIRRKYESPTQEIPRQVITSPTYEYEDRSSKKRKKKEKKSKKDRRTKKRKKKSKHRSRSTSLSSVESGSQISSGRVSGAAAIENNDVVLSDWEEADGEAASAVYKPSNVAKLDPSTCSPVSNDSRIDSPEAETTRSGAKGNSPPLTDQNTPPLHTSKMMESPHTPPPLKSVRNHINSSSTEVIDLIRDIDNSKSPTEVEIVQDRRSTLSPLMRSPYRNPSPEVSVGYGHLQTSISPTRKKRMCERESIGGHRRDRYRRDKDKKDRRKSSRSPRRKLSRSPSWNKGGHYSQHRSIQDMSDHVQNKSSTNSEFRMFRSPSRSRHKKYRSRSPIKTRERSRSPVRKERLPRSPSPHSVRPSLLKNKITDTSLFAELVKDRHKRELELQKLLEKKTESGPSEESPQSSTATSVAPTASRAEDQVDCSQSINTEPIPMDIDNIPIPSDEKMTPPKIKLDEINLPGVTNVKVQDITLPESTPPLPTSGDQSNVSGTVSKEMAVKRNIINIDPKTNTKIKSITKMPLPPGIKQTDLEAIESPPSRSPSPTTMAANSKAKTPPRKTIMNLPMPPVVSGSEDLSNDEDGPNTPPRIGTSAVKLLDKRGQPKPKLKRPKILKRRTSRSLQIHQKDWGERCVDVFEVINQIGEGTYGQVYKARDVHADQLVALKKVRLENEKEGFPITAVREIKILRQLNHKNIVNLREIVTDKQEAIDFRKDKGSFYLVFEYMDHDLMGLLESGMVDFNELNNACIMRQLLDGLNYCHKKNFLHRDIKCSNILMNNKGEVKLADFGLARLYNAEDRQRPYTNKVITLWYRPPELLLGEERYGPAIDVWSCGCILGELFLKKPLFQANAEMMQLEMISRLCGTPTPAVWPSVIKLPLFHTLKPKKIHRRRIRDEFIMMPSSALDLLDKMLELDPEKRITAEDALKSNWLKNINPEQISAPELPTWQDCHELWSKKRKRQMREQEAMQTIPPGKPPVTTTTSSRDSKLFMKNEDAAEFGGSSKGLKMDAYDSAVLSYALATAQHKRNILEMLPSTSSSLQQTEEISLTPPTRKEYKENLDEILIERQRNTEHS, from the exons ATGGAAAAGGGTCGTCATGGGAAACATAACAGGgacaaaagaagaaaaaaatccaGATCTAAGGAAGAAAACGGCTCCAGTTTAGATCATCATCGTATTATTAAACCTTTGGTTGAATACTCAGACGTTAGTTCCGACGACCTCTCCGAACCAGAGGCGGGTGAGATACAAAGTGGTGGTAGTGTGAATAGTTATAGTGATGACGGAGTGACCGGAATGCATCGTAACAGTCACAATTCGGGTCGTTTCGTCATTGACGATAATGTTTATTACACTAAACCCTATCACTCGCCTGGTCGGCGACATCGTCTTGACCCTTCTATGGTACCAAGATCACCGTCGCCGACAGCCCTTGTACGAAGAGAAAGAAAACATAGCGTATCATCACGATCATCAAG ATCAAGTGATGTAAGACATATTCGAAGAAAGTATGAGTCCCCAACTCAAGAAATTCCACGCCAAGTAATCACTTCACCCACTTATGAGTATGAAGATCGTAGTAGCaagaagagaaagaaaaaagagaagaaatcaaaaaaagatcgTCGCACTAAGAAGCGCAAGAAGAAATCTAAACATCGTTCGAGAAGTACTAGTTTAAGTAGCGTAGAAAGTGGTTCGCAAATTTCGTCTGGTCGCGTTTCCGGTGCTGCTGCGATCGAAAATAACGATGTCGTTTTGTCTGATTGGGAAGAAGCGGACGGTGAAGCAGCGTCCGCTGTTTATAAGCCATCAAATGTTGCTAAATTAGATCCATCAACGTGTTCTCCAGTCTCAAATGACAGTCGAATTGATTCTCCAGAAGCTGAAACAACTAGAAGTGGTGCAAAAGGCAACAGCCCTCCCCTAACAGATCAAAATACACCCCCATTACATACAAGTAAAATGATGGAATCGCCCCATACTCCACCGCCACTTAAATCTGTTCGGAATCATATTAATTCTTCTTCAACTGAAGTAATCGATTTAATAAGAGATATAGACAATAGCAAATCCCCTACAGAAGTTGAAATTGTTCAGGATAGAAGGAGTACTTTATCTCCTTTGATGAGGTCGCCCTATAGAAATCCCAGTCCAGAAGTTTCTGTGGGTTATGGACATTTACAAACAAGTATATCACCAACAAGGAAGAAGAGAATGTGTGAAAGAGAATCAATTGGAGGACATAGAAGGGATCGATATCGACGTGATAAAGACAAGAAGGATAGAAGGAAATCCTCAAGAAGTCCAAGGAGGAAATTATCTAGATCACCCAGTTGGAATAAGGGTGGACATTATAG TCAACATCGAAGTATACAAGACATGTCAGATCACGTCCAGAACAAATCCTCTACTAACTCAGAATTCCGTATGTTTAG ATCGCCAAGTAGATCAAGACACAAGAAATATCGTTCCAGAAGTCCAATAAAAACAAGAGAAAGGTCGCGAAGTCCTGTACGAAAAGAAAG GTTACCAAGAAGTCCTTCGCCACAttcagtaagaccgtcattattaaagaataaaatcaCCGATACAAGCCTATTTGCCGAATTAGTTAAAGATCGTCATAAACGCGAATTAGAACTGCAAAAGTTGCTAGAAAAGAAAACCGAATCAGGTCCATCCGAAGAATCGCCACAATCCTCAACGGCGACGAGCGTTGCCCCAACGGCGTCGCGAGCTGAAGATCAAGTTGATTGTTCACAATCAATAAACACCGAACCAATTCCGATGGATATTGATAACATTCCTATTCCTTCCGACGAGAAAATGACCCCaccgaaaattaaattagatgaaataaatttacccGGTGTCACAAATGTTAAAGTACAAGACATCACATTACCTGAAAGTACCCCACCATTACCAACCTCTGGAGATCAATCAAATGTATCCGGTACCGTTTCTAAAGAGATGGCTGTTAAACggaatattattaacatagatccaaaaacaaacacaaaaattaaaagtatcaCTAAAATGCCTTTACCTCCTGGTATTAAACAAACCGATTTAGAAGCTATTGAATCGCCTCCGAGTAGATCACCAAGTCCTACTACAATGGCTGCAAATTCAAAAGCTAAAACACCGCCAAGAAAGACTATTATGAATTTACCAATGCCACctg tcGTTTCAGGTTCTGAAGATTTAAGCAACGACGAAGATGGTCCAAACACACCACCAAGGATTGGTACATCAGCTGTAAAATTGTTAGATAAACGTGGACAACCCAAACCGAAATTAAAGCGAccgaaaatattgaaaaggCGAACATCTAGAAGTttacaaattcatcaaaaagaTTGGGGTGAACGTTGTGTTgatgtttttgaggttattaatCAAATTGGAGAAg GAACTTATGGCCAAGTTTATAAAGCGAGGGATGTCCATGCGGATCAATTGGTTGCTTTGAAAAAAGTTCGACTTGAAAATGAAAAGGAGGGCTTTCCAATAACCGCAGTgagagaaatcaaaattttgcgTCAACTCAATCATAAGAATATTGTAAATTTGAGAGAAATTGTTACAGACAAACAAGAAGCAATAGATTTTAGGaag gataAGGGATCATTTTATTTAGTCTTCGAATACATGGACCACGACCTGATGGGACTTTTAGAGTCTGGAATGGTCGATTTTAACGAACTGAATAACGCTTGTATAATGCGTCAGTTACTTGATGGCCTCAATTAttgtcacaaaaaaaatttcttacatCGTGACATAAAATGTAgcaatattttaatgaacaaTAA GGGAGAAGTAAAATTAGCAGATTTTGGGTTAGCGCGTCTTTATAACGCAGAAGATCGTCAAAGACCATACACAAATAAAGTAATCACGCTTTGGTATCGACCGCCAGAATTGCTTTTAGGCGAAGAAAGATATGGACCCGCCATAGATGTATGGAGTTGCGGATGTATTTTGGgggaattatttttaaagaaacctTTATTCCAA GCAAACGCTGAAATGATGCAATTAGAGATGATCTCGCGATTATGCGGAACTCCTACTCCTGCAGTTTGGCCTTCCGTAATCAAACTTCCACTTTTCCATAcgctaaaaccgaaaaaaattCATCGGCGGCGAATTCGAGATGAATTCATCATGATGCCTTCTTCCGCCTTGGATTTATTGGATAAAATGTTAGAGTTAGATCCTGAAAAGAGAATTACTGCAGAGGATGCTCTTAAATCCAATTGGTTGAAAAACATTAATCCTGAACA aatttctGCACCAGAATTACCAACGTGGCAAGATTGTCATGAATTATGGAGTAAAAAACGAAAGCGTCAAATGCGCGAACAGGAAGCAATGCAAACTATACCACCTGGAAAACCACCGGTAACGACGACGACATCTTCGCgagattcaaaattatttatgaaaaatgagGATGCGGCCGAGTTTGGAGG atcttcaaaaggtttaaaaatggATGCATATGATTCTGCTGTACTTTCGTACGCTTTAGCGACGGCTCAACACAAAAGAAACATATTAGAAATGCTTCCAAGTACTTCTTCATCTTTACAACAAACGGAAGAAATATCATTAACACCACCAACAAGAAAAGagtacaaagaaaatttggaTGAAATATTAATAGAGCGTCAGCGGAATACTGAACATTCTTAA
- the LOC111428783 gene encoding endoplasmic reticulum-Golgi intermediate compartment protein 2 — MNMLRHRGSKVEKIKQLDFFPKVQESFKQKSSVGGTFSVITFILILWLIYTETSYYMNSKFMFKFSPDTDINAKLKINIDMTVAMPCSSIGADILDSTNQNAFKFGSLEEEDTWFELSPNQRRQFDNEQHFNSYLREEYHAVKDVLWKSRYMSNSGSLPPREDKPNRPHDACRIYGSLILNKVSGNFHITAGKSLNLPRGHIHISAFISERDYNFTHRINRFSFGDSSPGIVHPLEGDETIAKDSMTLYQYFIEVVPTSVKTFLTSTETCQYSVKELSRPINHDKGSHGMPGIFFKYDVSALKVHVIQEREHVGMFLAKLCSMIGGIYVCSGIINSVIQLMGNFFLCKWMKKNENVATLEKYKIIVDEKVKNNIPDVVPLVT, encoded by the exons ATGAACATGCTCAGACATAGGGGATCAAAGgtggaaaaaattaaacaattggACTTCTTTCCAAAAGTTCAAGAaagttttaagcaaaaatcaTCTGTTGGGGGCACAT tttcagtaattacttttattctTATCCTTTGGTTAATATACACGGAAACTTCTTATTATATGAACagtaaatttatgtttaaattctCTCCGGACACAGATATAAatgctaaattaaaaattaacatagaTATGACGGTAGCTATGCCTTGTTCGA GTATTGGAGCCGATATTCTTGACTCAACAAACCAAAACGCCTTTAAATTTGGTTCattagaagaagaagacacATGGTTTGAATTATCACCTAATCAAAGAAGGCAATTTGATAAtgaacaacattttaattcttatttaagAGAAGAATATCATGCAGTTAAG gATGTATTATGGAAAAGTCGTTATATGTCAAATTCTGGAAGCCTTCCTCCAAGAGAGGACAAACCTAATCGACCACATGATGCATGCCGTATTTATGGCtctttaattcttaataaagTATCAGGAAATTTCCATATAACAGctggaaaaagtttaaatttacctCGAGGACACATTCACATCAGTGCCTTTATCTCAGAGAGAGATTACAATTTTACACATAGAATAAATCGTTTTAGTTTTGGCGATTCTAGTCCTGGTATTGTTCATCCCTTAGAAGGTGATGAAACGATTGCTAAAGATA gTATGACCTTGTATCAATACTTTATCGAAGTTGTACCAACTAGtgtcaaaacatttttaacatcaaCTGAAACGTGTCAATACAGTGTTAAAGAATTATCGCGTCCAATAAACCATGATAAAGGAAGTCACGGAATGCCTgggattttctttaaatacgACGTTTCCGCCTTAAAAGTACACGTTATTCAGGAAAGAGAACATGTTGGAATGTTTTTAGCGAAATTATGTTCCATGATTGGTGGAATTTATGTGTGTTCAG GTATTATAAATAGTGTAATTCAATTAATGGGAAATTTCTTCCTATGCAAATGGATGAAGAAGAATGAGAATGTGGCaacattggaaaaatataaaattattgttgatgaaaaagtgaaaaataaTATCCCTGATGTTGTACCTTTAGttacataa